One window of Candidatus Binataceae bacterium genomic DNA carries:
- a CDS encoding trypsin-like peptidase domain-containing protein, whose amino-acid sequence MSTNFCGRCGGARVSREDLYCRACGASFDETGSALSPNQSRAPSGGRGWTWAAIAFGIAALTLLAWQQRADRQSVKATVTPAAVEPTANLGALIKQARPAVVTIIVYDRRGHELGFGSGFFVSSSGEMLTNHHVIEGATSAKVRTLDGQLAPVQVILADDAKSDLARLLVLDEEETHYLRVASERPQVGDHVMVMGSPMGLDETVTEGIVSAVPEQRAGQSDLEPATLQITAAISEGSSGGPVLNARGEVVGIATAFMREGENLNFAVPLERILTLDRSRPRTFAQWRHPQRPVAATDYYLDGLASWHLSDCEAGLELFKKALDKEPRLAEAWWGRGLCLVDGDQQNDAIAAFDRAVQLRPDFANAHYDLGMVYADEGRRDLASRECGVLKNLSPPLARKLEGYLSDDHPRALAARGAAKK is encoded by the coding sequence TTGAGTACGAATTTCTGCGGTCGTTGCGGCGGCGCGCGAGTATCGCGCGAGGACCTCTATTGTCGCGCGTGCGGCGCGTCATTCGACGAAACTGGTTCCGCTCTGTCCCCCAACCAGTCGCGGGCTCCCAGCGGAGGCCGCGGATGGACCTGGGCTGCAATCGCCTTTGGAATCGCGGCACTCACTCTCCTCGCCTGGCAGCAGCGCGCCGACCGCCAGTCCGTAAAGGCAACCGTTACGCCGGCGGCCGTCGAGCCGACCGCCAATCTGGGCGCGCTCATCAAACAGGCGCGCCCGGCGGTCGTAACAATCATCGTTTACGATCGGCGCGGGCACGAACTGGGTTTCGGCAGCGGATTTTTCGTCAGCTCAAGCGGCGAAATGTTGACCAACCATCACGTGATCGAGGGTGCCACCTCGGCCAAGGTCCGCACCCTTGACGGCCAACTGGCCCCGGTGCAGGTCATCCTTGCCGACGATGCAAAATCGGACCTGGCGCGCCTGCTGGTCCTTGATGAGGAAGAAACCCACTACCTGAGGGTCGCGTCCGAACGGCCGCAGGTGGGCGATCATGTGATGGTGATGGGCAGTCCGATGGGTCTGGACGAAACCGTCACCGAGGGAATCGTTTCGGCGGTCCCGGAACAGCGGGCCGGGCAAAGCGACCTGGAACCGGCCACCTTGCAAATCACCGCAGCCATCTCGGAAGGCTCCAGCGGCGGACCGGTCCTGAATGCGCGGGGCGAGGTGGTCGGCATCGCGACCGCGTTCATGCGCGAGGGCGAGAATCTGAACTTTGCGGTACCCCTGGAACGGATTCTCACGCTCGACCGAAGTCGCCCGCGTACCTTCGCACAATGGCGCCATCCCCAGCGTCCCGTCGCTGCCACCGACTACTACCTCGACGGGCTTGCGTCCTGGCACTTGTCCGATTGTGAAGCGGGGCTCGAGCTTTTCAAGAAAGCCCTCGACAAGGAGCCGCGTCTTGCCGAGGCGTGGTGGGGACGCGGACTCTGCCTCGTCGATGGCGACCAGCAGAACGACGCAATCGCCGCGTTCGATCGGGCTGTACAGCTGCGGCCTGACTTTGCCAACGCACACTACGACCTCGGGATGGTCTATGCCGATGAGGGCCGCCGTGATCTCGCGTCCCGGGAATGCGGTGTCCTGAAGAACCTGTCGCCGCCCCTCGCGCGCAAACTCGAAGGCTATCTAAGCGACGACCATCCTCGGGCGCTTGCCGCGCGCGGGGCCGCAAAGAAATGA
- a CDS encoding NINE protein encodes MQNKSRPKLAAREMFYCTKCGHLMHQSARACPECGAPSSVQGWSDISDRSRLTALLLCIFLGIFGVHRFYVGRMGSGILWLLTGGLFGIGVVYDLAIIASGEFEDADGFRIAEWEAE; translated from the coding sequence ATGCAGAACAAAAGTAGACCCAAGCTCGCGGCTCGCGAAATGTTCTACTGCACCAAGTGTGGCCACCTCATGCACCAAAGCGCGAGGGCCTGCCCTGAGTGCGGTGCTCCGAGTAGCGTTCAGGGCTGGTCCGATATCTCCGATCGGTCGCGTCTGACGGCGCTGCTGCTCTGCATATTCCTCGGCATATTTGGAGTACATCGCTTCTATGTCGGGAGAATGGGTAGCGGGATACTGTGGCTACTCACCGGCGGACTGTTTGGAATCGGGGTGGTCTACGATCTGGCGATCATCGCCTCCGGTGAGTTTGAGGATGCCGATGGATTTCGGATTGCAGAGTGGGAGGCGGAGTAA